CTCGCAATCCGCAGCCTCGTTTCATGGCCCCCCGCCCATAGACCGATAGCCTCTAGGGCGGCCTCGTCTGTAGCGTTCCGAATGTAGCGGCCGGCGCCCCTGCCGTCCGTTGAACATACGGTGCCCATGACCTCTGAAATCGTCATCCTCGGAGCCGGCGGCCACGGCCGCGTCGTCCTCGATATCCTCCTCCAGGCCGCGCGCCACAAACCCGTCGGCTTCCTCGACAACAACACCGCCCTGCACGGCCGCCGCATCGACGGTCTGCCCGTCCTCGGCGACATCTCCTGCCTCGCCGGACTCCGCGAGCGCGGCATCCACGGCGCCATCGTCGCCATCGGCGACAACGGCATCCGCCGCGCCATGGGGGAGCAAATCGAACAGTGCGGCCTGGAACTCTGCAGCGCCGTCCACCCCTCCGCGCAGCTCGCGACGAATGCCACGTTCGGCAAGGGCGTCGTCATCGCGGCCGGCGCACTCGTCTGCGCGCACTGCCAGATCGGCGACTACGCCATCCTCAACACCGGATGCATCGTCGACCACGAATCCATGATCGGAACCGCCGTCCACATCTGCCCCGGCGTCCGCCTCGCCGGTCACGTCGTCATCGAATCCGGCGCCTTCGTCGGAATCG
This portion of the Phycisphaerae bacterium genome encodes:
- a CDS encoding acetyltransferase, producing MTSEIVILGAGGHGRVVLDILLQAARHKPVGFLDNNTALHGRRIDGLPVLGDISCLAGLRERGIHGAIVAIGDNGIRRAMGEQIEQCGLELCSAVHPSAQLATNATFGKGVVIAAGALVCAHCQIGDYAILNTGCIVDHESMIGTAVHICPGVRLAGHVVIESGAFVGIGATVVQNVRIGFESVVGAGAVVIADVDPMTTVVGVPARAVKDAPSAGEFASLLAPSINRGNAVHISA